One window of the Nicotiana tabacum cultivar K326 chromosome 4, ASM71507v2, whole genome shotgun sequence genome contains the following:
- the LOC142180121 gene encoding uncharacterized protein LOC142180121, giving the protein MALNNCPQGMLPADTNINPKEQNPNKLMAVSLGNGRYLDREKEVSQYRRDAMPITTVTLDTDESTELKEVVIEHAQVDKGKEKEFEQLPEQVVEKDLNKKKIPSSEKKLTPAPFPQSAIVTRRMAQKMSDPCRFTMPCIIGNYAFVKALCDLGASINLMPLSIYTKLGIGRARPTSMLLQLADHTVKMLIGILDDVLIQVGKFVFPADFVILDCQVDEQIPIIMGRSFLATGRALIDLEAVDVILQEEDETLNVRDPLEACMMNLEDVDSEELAEWVMALEGQGTPRAISSDGGTHFCNRAFARLLEKYGVRHKVATPYYPQTSGQVKVSNREIKSVLTKTVNTTRTDWAKKLDDALWAYRTSFKILIGMSPYKLVFGKVYHLPVELEHKALWALRQLNLNMETAGTSKVTELHELEEFRFHAFENAKLYKEKMKMMHDKNKLDRNFKPGDLVLLYNSRLRLFPGKLKSRWSGPFRVVQVFSSRAVEIESEDGTNRFKVNGQRLKHYLGMVEEKGEKVVMSL; this is encoded by the exons ATGGCCTTGAACAATTGCCCACAAGGAATGTTGCCTGCAGACACAAACATCAATCCAAAGGAGCAGAACCCAAATAAGCTAATGGCAGTGAGTCTCGGGAATGGAAGATATTTAGACAGAGAGAAAGAAGTTTCTCAATATAGGAGAGACGCAATGCCAATTACTACAGTGACATTAGACACCGATGAGTCAACGGAGCTCAAAGAGGTTGTAATTGAACATGCACAAGTTGACAAAGGCAAGGAGAAGGAATTTGAACAACTCCCGGAACAGGTGGTGGAAAAGGATCTTAATAAAAAAAAGATACCAAGCAGTGAGAAGAAGCTAACTCCTGCACCATTCCCTCAAAG CGCGATAGTGACAAGACGTATGGCTCAAAAAATGTCTGATCCCTGTAGATTCACTATGCCATGCATAATTGGAAATTATGCTTTTGTTAAAGCATTGTGTGACTTAGGAGCCAGCATCAACTTGATGCCTTTGTCAATCTACACAAAattaggcattggaagagctagaccgaCCTCAATGTTGTTGCAACTGGCTGATCACACTGTCAAAATGCTGATAGGAATTCTGGATGATGTGCTCATCCAAGTGGGGAAGTTTGTATTTCCTGCCGACTTCGTTATTCTTGACTGTCAAGTTGACGAACAAATACCAATAATTATGGGGAGGTCATTCTTAGCCACTGGGAGAGCATTGATCGACT TGGAGGCGGTGGATGTAATACTACAAGAAGAGGATGAGACCCTTAATGTCAGAGATCCGTTAGAAGCTTGCATGATGAATTTAGAAGATGTGGATAGTGAAGAGTTGGCAGAGTGGGTCATGGCTCTCGAAGGTCAAGG CACTCCAAGAGCTATAAGCAGTGATGGTGGaacccatttttgcaatagagcgttCGCAAGGCTATTAGAAAAGTATGGAGTTCGCCATAAGGTTGCCACACCTTACTACCCACAAACGAGCGGACAAGTGAAAGtgtccaacagggaaatcaaaagtgtCCTGACCAAAACAGTGAATACGACAAGGACTGATTGggcaaagaagttggatgatgcattatgggcgtaCCGCACATCATTTAAAATtctaattggtatgtctccatacaaGTTGGTATTTGGAAAAGTATACCATCTTCCGGTGGAGCTTGAGCATAAAGCCTTATGGGCACTACGACAGTTGAACTTGAATATGGAAACCGCAGGCACAAGTAAAGTCACAGAGCTACATGAACTCGAGGAATTCAGGTTCCATGCATTCGAGAATGCAaaattgtacaaagaaaagatgaagatgATGCATGATAAGAACAAACTAGATCGGAACTTCAAACCCggagatctagtgttgttatacaactcgagattAAGATTGTTTCCGGGTAAGTTGAAATCTAGATGGTCAGGACCATTTAGAGTTGTGCAAGTGTTCTCAAGTAGAGCAGTAGAAATTGAGTCCGAAGATGGAACGAATAGGTTTAAAGtgaatgggcaaaggttgaaacactACCTTGGAATGGTTGAAGAAAAAGGGGAGAAAGTTGTGATGTCTTTGTAA